From a single Anaerolineales bacterium genomic region:
- a CDS encoding choice-of-anchor Q domain-containing protein, with translation MAKKLVRSLSVFLIFVIFLAQFGLRPVSAAVNFIVNSTADAVDANPGDGFCETIIPGQCSLRAAIQEANALAGEDTIIIPSGIYTLAITGADEDSAATGDLDVTDGLVITGAGIGITIIDADSLDRAFHVVSGSLEISNLTIRNGLADPGGAILVNETASITKVAFLNNRSAAETPAGTGGAVFVGMEALVDISQSQFIGNYAYLGGGAVAGASTNTFTITDSTFDSNTSVHGGGALYPNGDYAVIENSTFINNSAGTGGAIHSNAGMVKINNSTFLGNSAVNRGAVDSREGMVIINNSTFFGNTASGHGGTVGNQLYGAGGGLQVGNSILYGATTDVCETMDGAVDDLGNNLTWPAGSNCPGIQADPLLNLLSDNGGHTKTMALSAASPAIDAGDNSSCTATDQRGVSRPQGAACDIGAFEYQAANIFLVTNSNDSGTGSLRQAILDANAAPNGVGPDRIHFNIPGAGVHTIAPGSALPAVTDSVVIDGYTQPGANPNTLAVGNDAVILIELSGANCVLCQGLVITSSNSTVKGLSIHGDFNDALQVDIGGGNTVVGNFFGLRADGSENGVIASGLYLSNTSDNIVGGTTPADRNVISGNRDGVFVASGADNATGNTIMGNYIGTDPSGMAALGNTQRGIFAGSFGFAVDNTTIGGTAPGAGNLISGNGHFGILVRDAGVSNNAIAGNRIGTNASGTGALPNGGSSSSEDGLAFTEARAGMYIAGPGNMVGGTAPGAGNIIAFNAGAGIIVFSGNNNTVLRNSIHSNESYDIDLGDDGVTFNHLGSVAGPNDYQNYPVLSLATSDGTSTRIAGTLTSEASQTYTIDIFANEACHSTFFGGGQIYLGSFSATTDSNGQAVFDEILPVGVDEPFGITATATGTSGTSEFSYCRPLSTANLNWVQAQTVSGASQTGQFITDRFQEKWFKFPVQPGSTVHVKLTSLPGSAVSLHRDPYPIYNSLILPQNAEVLSAQAADVAFLPSGSLPSGSLPSGSLPSGSLPSGSLPSGSLPTGYLPSGSLPSGSLPSGSLPSGSLPSGSLPSGSLPSGSLPSGSLPSGSLPSGSLPSGSLPSGSLPSGSLPSGSLPSGSLPSGSLDAYASAARRSLLGISVDPYATVQTIERNVYDLQEDLYIRVVGPYNLESPFTLEVTVTGGVCGAIQQVPGGLSIISGAVLPPGSLKTVILTDSGRLPGTSTEIADAIADLETLALRSDVGGVVIDLADAKYQRVAFANTQADQNVVCAAAKNIVAKEIKSVIDAYRAANPMLEYIVLAGGADVIPFFLVQDVSGLAFEKEYVVPVAPSTASEAALLTNLVQGQDGYGSQVDITQAGHTLAFPNLAVGRLVETAVDVSAAVNAYIQTDGVITPNSALVTGYDFVGDAAVEIKAEMDAGTNSNSDTLIQMPGLPPTHPTAWSAADMRAKLLSGNFDIAMLSGHFSAGNLLAADYVTELSAAEIAQSSANLTDVLIFALGCHSGYTIPSGDMITGVSPDPDWAKAFLRKGAAGYISATGYAYGDTELVEYGERLFLLMAQQLRTGSDPVSVGQAVVKAKQQYLAETAQLTGIDHKTLVEMTLYGLPMMKVDMPGARINPQVETSIVSTPDPVTSGPGAGFGLHSSPVILNPVTTTNTVTLENLSDGSTVVTTYLSGADGVVVNPFEPIYPKQIDNISASGSVLRGVAFRGGSYTDLNGIIPLTSSPTTETSTAHLSFHTDVFYPTQLWTPNYTDAILGGNTRLITFPAQFRSSAPGAIDGTLRKFDQLNLQLYYLPANWTDTGSSASTKAAAVSAAPTILGASADEDGNILKFSVNAVAEGSAGVQAVWVLYTGKTGSPYHGTWTPLDLTQSVDDPTLWEGTLTLQPGENAQDILFMAQAVGGAGLTTLATNLGAYYSITPENATQLPPPAQTTLTLQSPPASGTYLKQSSFNILLQSGGQPLAGQFVTLDIGGQQVSAITDSNGEVTLSLNLVIRPGQYTAQANFRGTSEYLGSNTASAFTVNKDTTSVSVSPASANVLVNQATPFVAVVRDSAGRALGGKSVVFVIHNGTDRFVTSVIADYLGNAALGTVNLPPGVYTVDTYFNGTIPISTGNPLILTDDYYQNSSALGLSLTLTGDTEPPTITASATKADNTPYIAGEWTNQDVTVRFTCSDTGSGIASCPADQVYNTDGVFTAEGTATDNANNSASVTFGPIQIDKTAPTLTPIVSPNPVYLNGSATATAGATDSGSGVASQSCGTVATNTVGAKTVICTATDHAGNTATVNAPYQVIYRFEGFLSPLSTAHTGTCPSPCQFSIHKKNSTLPVKFQLKDANGKIVHSASLPVWLVPQQGTALTGPLDPSAFTNQAASTTRIARTGQQYHYNWNTKGLTAGYYWRIGVQLDDGQIYYLIVGLR, from the coding sequence GCAGAGACACCTGCCGGCACGGGCGGTGCGGTCTTTGTTGGCATGGAAGCCTTGGTTGATATTTCACAAAGCCAGTTCATCGGCAACTATGCGTATCTTGGCGGCGGCGCAGTTGCAGGCGCTTCCACGAATACATTCACCATCACTGACAGCACTTTCGATTCGAACACCTCGGTTCATGGGGGCGGCGCGTTATATCCTAATGGAGACTACGCCGTCATCGAGAACAGTACCTTCATCAACAATAGCGCGGGTACTGGCGGGGCGATCCATAGCAATGCCGGGATGGTAAAGATCAACAACAGCACATTCCTAGGGAACTCCGCCGTGAACCGCGGCGCAGTTGATTCGCGCGAGGGAATGGTCATCATTAATAACAGCACATTCTTCGGCAATACGGCATCCGGACATGGAGGCACGGTAGGGAATCAGTTGTATGGGGCGGGCGGAGGGTTACAGGTCGGCAACTCGATCCTGTATGGAGCCACCACAGACGTGTGCGAAACCATGGATGGAGCTGTCGATGATCTCGGCAACAACTTGACCTGGCCCGCCGGGAGCAATTGTCCCGGTATTCAGGCAGATCCCCTGCTAAACCTGTTATCAGATAATGGCGGGCACACCAAAACCATGGCTCTCTCGGCTGCCAGCCCGGCGATTGATGCGGGTGACAATTCATCCTGTACAGCAACCGACCAGCGCGGTGTCAGCCGTCCACAGGGAGCTGCCTGCGATATCGGTGCTTTTGAATATCAAGCCGCAAACATTTTCCTTGTAACCAATTCCAACGATAGCGGGACAGGGTCTTTACGCCAGGCAATACTGGACGCGAATGCGGCGCCTAACGGGGTGGGTCCAGACAGGATACACTTCAACATTCCCGGTGCTGGCGTACATACCATTGCACCCGGTTCGGCTCTGCCCGCAGTCACCGACTCCGTGGTGATCGACGGTTACACGCAGCCAGGCGCAAACCCAAACACACTGGCTGTGGGCAATGACGCCGTCATTCTGATCGAGTTGAGCGGAGCGAATTGTGTGCTCTGCCAGGGCTTGGTGATCACATCCAGCAATAGCACTGTAAAAGGCTTATCCATTCACGGCGATTTCAATGATGCGCTTCAGGTCGATATCGGCGGCGGGAATACCGTCGTGGGGAATTTCTTCGGCTTGAGGGCGGATGGAAGCGAAAATGGCGTCATTGCATCCGGCCTGTATCTTTCCAATACATCCGATAACATCGTGGGCGGGACAACGCCTGCAGACCGCAATGTGATCTCAGGCAACCGTGATGGCGTTTTTGTGGCATCCGGCGCAGACAACGCAACAGGCAACACGATCATGGGGAACTATATAGGGACTGACCCATCCGGCATGGCAGCATTGGGGAATACGCAGCGTGGAATTTTCGCCGGAAGTTTTGGCTTTGCAGTGGATAACACCACCATCGGTGGAACCGCACCAGGAGCCGGAAACCTGATCTCAGGCAACGGTCATTTTGGCATTCTGGTACGTGATGCCGGTGTAAGTAATAACGCCATAGCTGGCAACCGTATCGGTACAAATGCAAGTGGAACCGGAGCATTGCCCAATGGAGGCAGTTCGTCGAGCGAAGACGGGCTGGCTTTCACCGAGGCGCGAGCTGGCATGTACATCGCCGGACCCGGCAACATGGTCGGCGGAACAGCACCCGGCGCGGGTAACATCATCGCCTTCAATGCCGGCGCAGGTATTATCGTATTCTCAGGCAATAACAACACCGTCCTCCGCAACAGCATTCATTCCAATGAGAGTTACGATATCGACCTCGGGGATGACGGTGTTACATTCAACCATCTGGGATCTGTCGCGGGTCCCAACGATTACCAGAACTATCCCGTTCTGAGTTTGGCAACCTCGGATGGGACATCAACACGCATAGCCGGCACATTGACATCGGAAGCCAGCCAGACCTATACGATCGATATCTTTGCGAACGAAGCCTGCCACTCCACTTTCTTTGGAGGCGGACAGATCTATCTCGGTTCGTTCTCAGCGACAACTGATTCAAACGGTCAAGCCGTTTTTGACGAAATCCTTCCTGTTGGCGTCGATGAACCTTTCGGCATCACCGCCACAGCCACCGGAACCAGCGGTACATCCGAGTTCTCCTATTGCCGCCCGTTATCCACAGCCAACCTGAATTGGGTACAGGCGCAAACCGTTTCAGGCGCATCCCAAACCGGGCAATTCATTACCGACCGTTTCCAGGAAAAATGGTTCAAATTCCCGGTCCAGCCGGGCTCGACCGTACATGTCAAATTGACGAGTCTGCCGGGCAGCGCTGTCAGTCTGCACCGCGATCCCTACCCGATCTATAATTCTCTGATCCTCCCTCAGAATGCCGAGGTCTTGAGCGCTCAAGCCGCCGATGTGGCATTCCTGCCTTCGGGTTCACTTCCTTCCGGTTCCTTGCCATCCGGATCGTTGCCCTCTGGTTCCTTGCCATCCGGATCACTGCCTTCCGGCTCTTTACCGACCGGTTACCTGCCTTCTGGATCCCTGCCCTCCGGCTCGCTACCTTCGGGTTCACTTCCATCCGGCTCATTGCCTTCTGGTTCCTTGCCATCAGGCTCACTGCCATCGGGTTCACTTCCTTCCGGGTCGTTACCCTCTGGATCCCTACCCTCCGGCTCGCTGCCATCGGGTTCACTTCCTTCCGGCTCATTGCCCTCTGGTTCGCTGCCATCAGGCTCACTTCCTTCTGGTTCATTGCCATCCGGTTCCTTGGATGCATACGCCAGCGCGGCAAGGCGCAGCCTGCTGGGCATTTCTGTCGATCCGTATGCTACCGTCCAGACCATTGAGCGGAACGTTTACGACCTGCAGGAAGATCTCTACATCCGTGTGGTGGGACCCTATAACCTTGAGAGTCCGTTCACACTCGAAGTGACAGTTACCGGCGGAGTCTGCGGCGCGATTCAGCAAGTTCCGGGCGGGTTGTCTATCATTTCTGGAGCAGTGCTTCCACCCGGCAGTTTGAAGACCGTCATCCTGACCGATTCCGGCCGTTTGCCCGGCACATCAACCGAGATCGCGGATGCGATCGCTGATCTTGAGACGCTTGCCCTGCGCTCCGATGTGGGCGGAGTGGTGATCGATCTTGCCGATGCAAAATATCAGCGCGTGGCGTTTGCCAATACACAAGCCGACCAGAATGTGGTGTGTGCGGCAGCGAAGAACATCGTGGCGAAGGAGATCAAAAGCGTGATCGACGCTTACCGCGCGGCAAACCCGATGCTTGAATACATCGTTCTGGCGGGCGGCGCGGATGTGATCCCCTTCTTCCTTGTTCAGGATGTTTCAGGACTTGCCTTTGAGAAAGAGTATGTTGTTCCCGTGGCGCCATCCACAGCATCCGAAGCCGCGTTATTGACCAACCTTGTTCAAGGACAGGACGGCTACGGGTCGCAGGTTGATATTACCCAAGCCGGTCACACGCTGGCGTTCCCGAACCTTGCGGTTGGTCGTTTGGTGGAAACCGCAGTCGATGTCAGCGCTGCGGTCAATGCCTACATCCAAACCGACGGTGTGATCACACCGAATTCGGCACTGGTCACCGGATATGACTTCGTTGGTGATGCTGCGGTGGAGATCAAAGCGGAAATGGACGCAGGTACGAATTCCAATTCGGATACCCTGATCCAGATGCCCGGCCTGCCTCCCACCCATCCCACCGCCTGGAGCGCTGCGGATATGCGTGCAAAACTGCTCAGCGGCAACTTCGACATTGCCATGCTTTCGGGTCATTTCAGCGCCGGCAACCTTCTGGCGGCTGATTACGTCACTGAACTATCCGCGGCGGAGATCGCTCAATCATCCGCCAACCTGACCGATGTACTGATCTTCGCTCTGGGCTGCCACAGTGGATACACCATTCCAAGCGGTGACATGATCACCGGCGTTTCACCCGACCCCGATTGGGCGAAAGCGTTCCTGCGCAAGGGTGCGGCTGGCTATATTTCAGCCACCGGCTATGCTTATGGTGATACAGAATTGGTCGAATACGGCGAACGCCTCTTCCTGCTCATGGCGCAACAATTGCGAACAGGAAGCGACCCGGTCTCTGTTGGGCAGGCGGTTGTCAAAGCTAAACAACAATATCTGGCCGAGACCGCCCAGTTGACCGGCATCGACCACAAGACGCTCGTCGAGATGACGCTGTACGGTCTACCGATGATGAAGGTGGATATGCCCGGGGCGCGTATCAACCCACAGGTTGAAACATCAATCGTCAGCACGCCCGATCCGGTCACGAGTGGTCCCGGTGCAGGTTTTGGGCTGCACAGTTCGCCTGTCATACTGAATCCGGTCACTACCACAAACACAGTGACTCTCGAGAATCTTTCCGATGGCTCAACCGTGGTCACAACCTATCTCTCCGGCGCGGATGGCGTGGTCGTCAATCCCTTTGAGCCGATCTACCCCAAGCAGATCGACAACATCAGCGCGAGCGGGAGTGTGTTACGGGGCGTGGCATTCCGCGGCGGCAGTTATACCGATCTGAATGGGATCATACCGCTGACATCATCCCCCACAACCGAGACGTCAACTGCGCATCTTTCCTTCCATACGGATGTTTTCTACCCGACCCAACTTTGGACGCCCAATTACACTGATGCGATCCTCGGCGGCAACACGCGCCTGATCACCTTCCCGGCGCAATTCCGCTCAAGCGCGCCGGGCGCGATTGACGGTACCCTGCGCAAATTCGACCAATTGAACCTTCAACTCTACTATCTGCCCGCCAATTGGACAGACACAGGCAGTTCTGCATCGACCAAGGCTGCCGCTGTCAGCGCCGCCCCGACAATTCTGGGGGCATCGGCTGATGAGGATGGCAACATACTAAAATTCAGCGTCAACGCGGTGGCAGAAGGCTCAGCTGGAGTACAAGCAGTTTGGGTACTCTACACAGGAAAAACCGGCAGCCCTTACCACGGAACATGGACGCCGCTTGATCTCACCCAAAGCGTGGATGATCCCACTCTTTGGGAAGGTACACTCACGCTTCAGCCGGGCGAAAACGCACAGGATATATTGTTCATGGCGCAGGCAGTGGGTGGAGCCGGTCTGACGACTTTAGCGACCAATCTCGGCGCTTACTATAGCATCACACCGGAAAACGCGACTCAACTTCCGCCCCCCGCCCAGACAACACTGACACTCCAATCACCCCCGGCAAGCGGAACCTACCTCAAGCAAAGCAGCTTCAACATCCTATTGCAGTCGGGCGGACAGCCGTTGGCTGGGCAGTTTGTGACGCTCGATATTGGAGGTCAGCAGGTTTCGGCGATCACAGATTCCAACGGCGAAGTTACACTCAGCCTGAACCTGGTCATCCGTCCGGGACAATATACAGCCCAGGCAAATTTCCGCGGAACTTCCGAATACTTGGGTTCAAATACTGCGAGCGCCTTCACAGTAAACAAGGATACTACATCGGTTTCCGTCTCTCCGGCGTCGGCAAATGTCCTCGTCAACCAAGCAACGCCTTTCGTTGCTGTCGTCCGTGATTCAGCCGGGCGCGCTCTGGGTGGAAAGTCCGTGGTCTTTGTGATCCACAATGGCACGGACAGGTTCGTTACATCTGTGATCGCTGATTATCTCGGCAACGCCGCGCTTGGAACGGTCAACCTGCCGCCCGGCGTGTACACAGTGGATACCTACTTCAACGGCACGATCCCTATCAGCACCGGTAATCCGCTGATCCTAACCGATGATTATTATCAAAACTCAAGCGCACTCGGATTGTCCCTGACGTTGACAGGCGATACCGAACCGCCAACCATCACCGCCAGCGCCACCAAAGCGGATAATACCCCTTACATCGCCGGTGAATGGACAAATCAGGACGTCACAGTCCGCTTCACCTGTTCCGACACTGGAAGCGGCATCGCCTCATGCCCCGCCGATCAGGTTTACAACACCGACGGTGTTTTCACCGCTGAAGGCACTGCAACCGACAATGCGAACAACTCCGCCAGCGTCACTTTCGGTCCCATTCAAATTGACAAGACCGCGCCAACCTTGACGCCGATCGTGTCGCCAAATCCCGTCTATCTCAATGGAAGCGCCACAGCCACGGCAGGAGCAACGGACTCTGGCTCGGGAGTGGCATCGCAAAGCTGCGGCACAGTAGCCACGAACACGGTTGGTGCAAAGACGGTCATCTGCACGGCAACAGATCATGCCGGGAATACGGCCACCGTCAACGCCCCATACCAAGTGATCTACCGTTTCGAGGGTTTTCTCTCCCCGCTTTCCACAGCGCACACCGGAACCTGCCCGTCACCCTGCCAATTCAGCATTCACAAGAAAAACAGCACCCTGCCCGTCAAGTTCCAACTCAAAGATGCGAATGGTAAAATTGTTCACTCTGCCAGTCTGCCGGTTTGGCTGGTTCCCCAGCAAGGCACTGCACTCACAGGTCCGCTGGATCCATCGGCTTTTACAAATCAGGCAGCGAGCACAACAAGAATCGCCAGAACGGGCCAGCAATATCATTACAACTGGAACACAAAAGGACTTACAGCTGGTTATTATTGGCGCATCGGGGTCCAACTCGATGACGGACAGATCTATTATCTGATTGTCGGACTTCGCTAG